In the Ornithodoros turicata isolate Travis chromosome 5, ASM3712646v1, whole genome shotgun sequence genome, tagggttcgtggttttcggcattttccgaaaaatgccggaaaacacaccccaaatgatttttttcagattcggaatattccgaaaaaatccgaatttctcgtatcctgacagctgccattcctggaacggCAAAGAGAagtccccttggaatctccctttgtcgactatttctcaagcgtggcattatcttcgggctgtgcccttgtttcgGTTTGCGTTTGTGTGTGTCGGTCGGTGTGTGTTTGTGCGGTCGGTGACcgccttttggcagcacacgtacttagtgGCACACCTAcctttagtgaatttactattcagaacctttATGGTATGTTGTTGTCGTgttaaaaagagatcacgagtgtacggagctcccaaacagtttcaaaagccgatcgctcatctcctgccctagccttctagttaatctttgtgttttttctattcctctatctactcccCTCCAGTTACTACTTGAAGTAACCCCTGTTTCCGTTCCTGAGGTACTTcaaggcacttcactgtatgaggacctatttgttctacgagatgaatctcgtatggatgatataaagcgcgagtttttcgaatatgctgtatgccctgcccctcaggtggatatatctcctattcagttttggacgacccgttccagcacatggcctttgttaccccattctccaaggtcgaaaataaagttgttgtttggcctttgttatcgcagtgcgcctcAAGCATACTGggtattcctgtttctagcgctaatgttgagcgcgcgttctctaaactgcgtgttattaatcgcaaggagcgagccgctatgacagatgcgagcatgatgatgtgcGCTTGCATCTAtcacaacaagaggtagtctccttgtttgctggtttggcacaggcaataaaagacattggtAATGaagccatgaatcgattcacttcttttcggttcgttgtcaCTTCacgcgcaaaataggctttccttcatgcgaaataaatagatgcccgtattcgggcatttattttttgggtggaatatagatgccgaaaaaaaccgatttatagtcccccatataaatgccgataaacaccccccgaattcccccgaattgggttgaaaataaatgccgaaaaccacaaaccctataTATAATGCTCATCTTAGAGTTGCAGAATCCAATCGCACTGCCACTCATACTTGTATGGCCAAACGTACTTCTGCTCGTTACGACTTCAATCCGTTGCAACTTTGATAATTTTCCATAATTTCCATGTGTTCagtgataatttcatcgtcTTGAACTTGTATTTTGTTATCTGGCAAGCAATCTGAGTAGCACTATATCATGCTAGCACGTCCTTTACAAATAATTACACCGTTAATGGTATCTTACTTTGTACTACGAAGCCCACACCAAAGGTGACAAATAGCACATACCTTGCAGATGGACACCGGGGTGATAGCACCATGGGCAACCCTGAAAGCCATTAAACTGCTTCATATTAAGCAATGCTGCCCTTGCAGGGGAGTCGACGACAGCACAGACCACATGAACTCTTGATGCGATTTTCTCTCCTGCACTGTTCACCCACGAGAGTGTCCCAATTTCGTTAAATGCATTGGCGAAGGCTTTCAAGAAGAGGAACATGTTGGGATGTTTTCGAGAAAACCACAGTCCAGCAAGAGTAACATTCTGCCATCTAGGTATAGTGGGCAGCTCGTTGAGTATCATATGGATGGGCCATAGGGACGACGTAGTTGACTTAAAGACAGGAGAACCATCCGTTGAAAATGTAATGGTAAGGTCATTTGCTTTACATCCTAGCTCCTGACGCACTCTCTTGTACAAGGCACCACTAGTCAGATCGGTATAGACAGCGGATGTGGCAGCATGTATCCGTTCCAGGTTCTCCAGGAGCAGTCGTTGATACTTCTTCACTAGAAGTTGCAACTGTGCTCTTAAATCGAACATGATAAAAAAGTTCCCATCTCGTAGCATCTCTTTTATACTGTGCTTCGCTCTGCAGTGGGAACATTCTCGATCTTCACTGTCTTTTTCTTTGGCAGACATCCCAAGATAGCTCTGACAGTCTTTGCAAAAATAGTGAAACTTaaggggtgtagttccgtagacgggCTTATGGATTTTTAAAATTAGCCATCGCGTTTGAAAGTTAAATAACACTTGGGAATGAACTAGGGTGATATAGCGGATCGGAAAATACAAGAATTATGAAAAAGTGTTGGGTAGAAAGTTGTTTATGAGCGTTTGTAAAATACCATTGAAAGCCGTACATTCACAGTGGCGGCCTTGTTAAGCCTAACACAGGTGGAGGCCGCCATCTTAGTAAGGCAGGGGAGCACTGAGGGCCAACTGGGGAGTGAAACATGTTTGACAGAAGCCGTCTGCTAATGAATTTCGCGGTCTTTTACGATttgaaagaagagaaaaggttCTGTTTTGTAGCAGTGAGAAAAATTTGACATTAGCCAATCTGGATCTAAAAGCACTTTGAAAGAGTTTTATTCAACAAAATACAGGAATGTCGAGTTAAGGAGGAAATGTTGAAAATAGAAATGAAAAACGGGGAATGTGTGCTATTGGAGGCTGTGTTTATGCAGAGTGTCCGTGACTGTAATATGGTAATATGAggtttagtgaggttaggtcaggccaggtttttacatatttcacttgctggaggctgtgtttgcgtagactgtgcaaccgtcaccaaggttaggtcaggccaggtttctacgtatttcacttgctggaggctgtgtctgcgtagactatgcaaccgtcaccaaggttaggtcaggccaggtttctacgtatttcacttgctggaggctgtgtctgcgtagactgtgcaaccgtcaccaaggttaggtcaggccaggtttctacgtatttcacttgctggaggctgtgtctgcgtagactgtgcaacggtcaccaaggttaggtcaggtcaggtctctacgtatttcacttgctggaggctgtgtctgcgtagactgtgcaaccgtcaccgaggttaggtcaggccaggtctctacgtatttcacttgctggaggctgtgtctgcgtagactgtgcaaccgtcaccaaggttaggtcaggccaggtttctacgtatttcacttgctggaggctgtgcTTGCGTAGACTGTGCAACTGTCACCAAGATTAGGTGGGTTGAGCCTTTGTGTTTGACGTGGTGAAGATGTATGTAGGGTGAGAGATGTGCACCTGAAGGGCTTGTCAGTGAGTAAAGCACTGGAAAAGGAAAATTTGCATTATTGTGGTTGACATTATTGCATAATGTGAGAAATATGTAACGGTAAGTACTCACCACAGCCTGCTGGAAGGTTGGCGTTGTCCTGGATGGCCTATCAGAAAACGAATTTGGCATGTTCTTGAGGCGATGTTTTTTAGTACAAACCTGGATATGCTACGCTAATGTCATGCAAAATTTTGTCAAATGTGCCCTGATTGTTGCGCCTGCAATCACGGCGCCATAAAAACTCTAACAGATGCTCCCCCATGCTGTCATTTTTGACGCCCCGCCTTGCCAATTCTTGTCTGAGGGGCCTCCACTGTGACTCAATTTGGTTTGTGTTGGCCCCTGTGTCCGGATCGATGTAGTTTAAGCTATGGTTGACTGTCAAGTGTTCAAATCCATTCTGATCGAGCCCCATGTAGCCTTTCCAGCAATCAGTGATTATTACAGACTTCTCTTCTACATTGTTTTTGATTTGCGATAGTAGTGTTATCGCATCGCGCTTGTTGTCCCGACAAACTTCCAATCGTAGGTCATTAGTATGGATGTCAATCATGCCAATTACCCATGTCCCCTCTACGAGCCTCCCCTTATTGAATTTTCGCCTCCCAATTTTGCATTCATCTACCTCTACGACATGGCCGTCTCCCCCAATCTTCCCCATGTCCGAATAGGTAGTTTTTAGAATGTTACCACACAGCTCCCTGCAATAGTTGTACCAATCTGCGACAGTTTCTCGTGATGTTTTTTTGCCGTCGAATGATGACTCTATGACAGCCATGTCGTAGTTGTAGTCCCTAGCGTAAGAGTAAGTCAGTGCGATCACCTGTCTTGCTGACATACGAGTGCTTTCAAGCCAGGTGTTCGCCGTCACTGATTGTCGAAAAGACCCATTATCCCCGTGATTTTTTTGGCACCTGAACTTGCCGTATTCGCTTTCCGAGAGGTTTACCGCTAGGACCGTGCCGCAATAGGGACACTTTCGTGTTTTCGGGAGGATGCCGTTGGATTGGAGCCATTCCAGCGACGACTCCTTTGTCGCAAGTGCGACTCCGAGCTGCATCAGGTTGATGGGCATGGCAAGAGAGCGAATGTCTGCGTCCAACTGTTCGAGAATCGAGAGTACGAAGCGTGCAAGAAGCGTCTTCTGCGTCTGTCGTCTGCGGTTTTCGCGCCTTTTGCCTCCGGTGATTTGGCAAGAAGGGGGCGCTGTCGCGCTTCCGGTATGAGACTTCCGTTCTTCCGCCGCCGATCATCTGTGTGCTTTTCCAATATGGCGGACTTTTTGGTTAAAAAAGAGTCTGTTGAGTTCGATTTTTATACATTTTTCTAACATTACAGGTTGTTTTTCAGTGTGAGTCGATGCCTAATTTTTCGCTCTTTCGATTGGtgctatttttatatttttgtttgctttttttcttcaagaaaaagccataagcccggctacggaactacatccaacTTAAGCACATTACCTTTTGCATGGCTCCACAATTTTCTGAACAGAGCTCGGTAAAACATTATCGCCAAGAAGAGCATTGAGGAGCTTGAGGAGGCCGTCAATTTGGGTCCACGATAAGCCTGCTGCAACTGTATATGCAAGGATCAGAAGAATTGCCTGGGCAATGGTGGTTGTGCTATTGGGTAAAGTTAGCCTTGAGTAATGCTCTAAGAATAGCAGGATGTCACGGTCAGTGCTGGACTCCTCTTCTTCGAGTGCatcctcttcttcttcctcatcCTCCCGTGGCCCGTTCATTATTTCGTCGTTTGCGAGAGAAGATTGTCCTTGACCTTCAACTTCTTGAATAACTTCCGCGTCGATATCAGGATCATCTCCGTCAGATCCCGAGTCGCAGGGTGTGCCTGCCTCATCGGTTCCAAACTGAATATCCCTCACCGCAGTTGAAGCAAGCCTAGCAGTGTTCGCATTGATATCAGAATCATCCCCGTCAGATCCCGAGTCGCCAGATGTGCCATTGTCCCCAAGTAATACATCACCCACCGCAGTTGTAGCACGTCTAGCAGTGCTCACAGATTGGAAATTGTGTCCCGAAGCATGTGAGGATGGATAACCAACGCTGGTCGCTCCCTGTCCTTCAGTCTGTCTCCTGTTGTTccctttttgaatatttttccTGCGCCACGCTGTTTGCTTCGGAACAACGCAGTCAACACCTGGTTCTAGATAGCGCTTTCTTCGCACTTTCGCGGCGCTCATGACACATATGGGTTAACGTGGATCATGTATACGACGTAGTGCGCAGTATTCGGTGCACGGCGGTGTTTTGCACCGCGAAGAAAGTTGCAGAGGGTAAAACTTTCAAAATTTGCACACCACAATCGGTGAAAAAAGAAACTTCAGAGAACCTCCACCACGCTTgaagacgatgacgatgattttGACAAGCTATCTTACAAGCAATGTACTTTGTGATTTTCACCCATGAAATAAAGATATAAAACTGTCACCAGTACAGTGCAACTGAAGTGGACAACGGCTGTATCTGCACATTCAATGCGAAAGCTATTCGGGAAAACCAAGAGGCTCGAAGACAGACATGACAGACAcacgcaacacacacacaatgaaTCACAGGAACTCGTTTATTTATGTATGCCTATCAACTTATATGCCCACGGGAACGAAGATAGTACTACCAGTATCGGTACTTATATAATATTGCCAGTACTTGAAAAATGTAATAACTTTCTGCAGCCTATGTGCGAAACTTCGTGGTACTAAAACTTTACACTAAACGTTCGAAGCAACCATAATTCATCAAACCGTCGGCTGATATATGTTCAGTTTTGAGCACGAAGTTCGTTAAGTTTGTATATAATAGACGACGTATTGACACAAACATGCATTTTTCTCGTTGAAAAACAGTCAACGTGAGGAGGCCGCTAGAGTACGGCTCGTTTCGTTTTAACTTCTCTTGTGGCTGCAAACATTGTGCTCATGTATGTGTGTATAAGGAGGCGTTGGTGTGTGTGttcctttctttgtttcttcccGCTAGTTGCGATTCATGCTGTCCTGCGTTCGCAAAGTCCGCAATGTATGCATACGTCCGGTATATTTTCGACAATGCGCGTCTTGTGGTGCCGATAACCAATGTCAAGGGGTTTACAATGCCAAGCGACATCACGGATTTCAACGGAAACACCGATTTTCCCGTGCATAAAGTGTACTGGTCAGGTGATGAAAAAACACGTGGTGGATACTACGACGCTGAAGTTATTTACTTGGCAGGTAGGTACCAGTTACTAGTGAAATGACGAAGTGGagacttcttttctttccgcctTGGATATATTTGAGCAGTGTCACGGTTCCGTTGCAGAAAAAGAAGACTACGCTCGGTCTCTCGGTGAACGGAAACGACTACGATCATGTGGACGGCGTGACCGCGGAAAGGACTGTCAGCAAGCTTCCCAGAAAAGGCCAGCAAAGGTGCGCTAGATCGATATTGCGATATTTAAAAGCGAGCCATTTTTTCTACACGAGACAGCGACTGCAGCCAGTGTTGTGTTCTGTAGTTTTCTAACGTGCAAATTGAACCCGCATCTCATAAGCATATACTCTTTCACATGGAAGCGTAACTAATAActctagccattttttcattgtcaactCGTAGAAGTTAGAAACATGTTTAGCCACAGGATGTTTTCGATGGAACTATTAATTAAAATCTCACGCAAAATAAAAAGCCAGGTGTTGGATCAAAACCCCAACTGAATTAGGTGTGCCAATTGTGGCGCCCTAACAACAATGCTTTTTAGTGCCCCCGTCCAAACAAAATGCAAGTCGGCTGTATTATGTGTATGAGGTGTGCTTTAGTAGAGATGACACTTATTTAGTAGTGATCAGTGTCATTCAGTGTCGTGGCATCTCTTATGGCTGTTCCTTTAATGCCATTACTCTGTATGTCAGCCAGGCAGATTATCATGTAACTGTCCGCTGGGTGGGCAAAAGAGCTAATCGGTATGCTTCTTCGAAGAATTTTGTCCAACAACTTTCCTGATTGTGTGCCCTTTTATCATTAGTATATTACTCTGCAAAAAACGTGTCTGACGAAATCGGTTATTTGCTATAAAAAACAGTGACTGTcagtgttctttttcttttttgataatTTTTGCTGAGGGTCCAGGTAGATGAAACAGGTTCCAAAATTGTCCAATGTAAAAGTAGAATGCTTTAAGTTTTTAGTTTAAAAACTAATTATTCATGATAGTTAGCTCTGAGACAAGGAACAAGGAGGGACCTACATGCACGTCTTAAGACATTTTATTTCCCTCCTTGTTCAGCATCTCGGCAATTTGCAGTCAAACGTAAAATTTAGGATTTTTATGACCTGcaggttttcaagtcatggatcgtcaccaccagctcgcttaccACCTAACTTTTCTTTCGTTACGATTTTTATTTCACTAGTAAGCATATGCAGATGAGCAGCTTAGTGCTCAATTCTTGGTCGATATCTCAAGGATCTTTATCAAAAAGAAAGTTATTTGACAGTGTCACCTGCATGAATTATGCAGCCGGGGGACCCCTGTTAAACACCGTAAAtaactgtattttgtttctgatgattgcgttttgtttgtaAGAGGAGGGTGTATAACATCATTGGCATTCGCAGGTTGATGCAAGCCAAAGCAAAAGGGCACGCTTGCAGGTGCGCCGCCAGCAGGAGCTGGATATGTTGGAAGACCTTGACAGTGAAGACGATGAAGTAGTTCCAAAAAGCTTGCTCAACGAAAGAGATGAACATGTTCGCTATCTTGAAAAAGAGATAAATGCGCTAAGGAAGCAAAATATGTGCCTGCAGAAAGCTCTCTGCACAAAGCTCTCTGGATGCTGGTGCTCAAAGCGAAAGCTCTCTGGATGCTGGTGAGTACCATGTATCACAGAACCTCAGTGCTTAAGCACAGGTGCTGATCGTATTCGTAATGTAAATTAATTctgcatttttcttcctttctgtaATCAACAGAAATCCGTCTGATGTCAGATACGTGCCACAACGCAGCTCTACGTGGAACCGTTCAGGGTCAGTGTATCG is a window encoding:
- the LOC135395609 gene encoding uncharacterized protein LOC135395609, with the protein product MSAKEKDSEDRECSHCRAKHSIKEMLRDGNFFIMFDLRAQLQLLVKKYQRLLLENLERIHAATSAVYTDLTSGALYKRVRQELGCKANDLTITFSTDGSPVFKSTTSSLWPIHMILNELPTIPRWQNVTLAGLWFSRKHPNMFLFLKAFANAFNEIGTLSWVNSAGEKIASRVHVVCAVVDSPARAALLNMKQFNGFQGCPWCYHPGVHLQGSLRYPYREHVQQRTHVEIARDMKKATRTGQVVNGIKGLSPLLYLRSFDVAWGACPDYMHCVLEGVVKQVTEIWLSHSEAEAYIGRYVDEVNARLCRIRPPISFSRLPRALNDRALWKATEWKSGCSTILFRVFRVSYHITLSASLFKVVSCRVSPY